The following proteins come from a genomic window of Leishmania major strain Friedlin complete genome, chromosome 3:
- a CDS encoding conserved hypothetical protein (previous protein_id=AAM69000.1), which translates to MVNLQRARTPIHRVGFARPPLHLAIPHPATTTPCAMSAESLVLALVLLALCGAVMLRWISQRHAHDSAVGDKALTHKGRLRLSQNASGSAAGRCGSDDGNDSDQGGVDDDNGGAVGRRRRGAGGVLRRRRPQERGGNARRGGSDGDENSYDGDDAGGIPETDANGVKLTRLQRKKLAKEREREERRQAQEAALEAQRQRMDVNELRDAEAALREEELKAAEEAALQQLRRDKKKAEDEEYAKWVSHIGVEERGELGDEERERQTRMQSFLLDRAAQVQARARRSAAGAKSSPSEEECIHVLILQTAARDLKVSVEELVSTIEQLSQVDKVHGVFDDRGKYVFIAPEQFPLLAQFIRLRGRVSVQEFTRECNRVVMQS; encoded by the coding sequence ATGGTCAACCTgcaacgcgcacgcacacctaTACACAGAGTAGGCTTTGCACGTCCTCCCCTCCATCTAGCTATCCCGcaccccgccaccaccaccccgtGCGCGATGTCGGCCGAGTCGCTGGTGCTCGCCCTGGTGctcctcgccctctgcgGAGCGGTGATGCTGCGGTGGAtctcgcagcgccacgcTCATGAtagcgccgtcggcgacaaGGCGCTGACACACAAGGGCAGGCTTCGGTTGTCTCAGAACGCGTCAGGCTCCGCGGCGGGGCGATGTGGCAGTGATGACGGGAATGACAGCGACCAAGGGGGCGTGGACGACGACAATGGCGGCGCGGTTGGTCGGCGTcgcagaggcgcaggcggtgttctgcgtcgtcgtcggcctcaggagcgcggcggcaatgcccgccgtggcggcagcgacggtgaTGAGAACAGCTACGACGGTGATGACGCCGGTGGCATCCCCGAGACAGACGCGAACGGCGTGAAGCtgacgcggctgcagcgcaagaAGCTCGCGAAGGAGCGCGAGCGTGAGGAGCGCCGGCAGGCGCAAGAGGCTGCCCTCGAggcacaacggcagcgcaTGGATGTCAAtgagctgcgcgacgccgaggccgcgctgcgcgaggaggagctcaaggctgccgaggaggcggcgctgcagcagctgcgcagggACAAGAAGAAGGCCGAAGATGAAGAATACGCTAAGTGGGTCTCGCACATTGGCGTAGAGGAGCGGGGCGAGctcggcgacgaggagcgagagcggcagacgcgcatGCAATCCTTCTTGCTAGACcgtgcggcgcaggtgcaggcacgtgcgcgacgctccgccgccggagCGAAGAGTAGCccgagcgaggaggagtgcATCCATGTGCTCATACTacagacggcggcgcgcgactTGAAGGTATCCGTGGAGGAGCTCGTAAGCACCATTGAGCAGCTCTCACAGGTGGATAAGGTGCACGGCGTGTTCGACGACCGTGGCAAGTATGTCTTCATCGCACCGGAGCAGTTTCCGCTGCTCGCGCAGTTTATTCGGCTGCGCGGGCGCGTGTCAGTGCAGGAGTTCACGCGCGAGTGTAACCGAGTCGTCATGCAGTCGTAG
- a CDS encoding conserved hypothetical protein (previous protein_id=AAM68999.2), whose product MTKRPRRGIRRPSRAAGRLGSDTEEAENAALCQRHPEEHAGIFQSQHIKPFPVRAAIDIGTGGVVSLCVARVDATVGAIQKLMYQTQLPLHLEALPTSMSSPSSPLSASSSSFTLSERTMEDITNKVHILQGAMRRNAFEGLSERAAVLSWPLCLARNAGQLAERLTKEFKVDVRVLGADFDVEWPPSVARFLAGEGASTPETADDSRSTVDKGTRDSVTRKGAENTLKSLLCAARAPTTSGLARHKRKVTAPPSSGSASSRGAMDARTQLDTLAFLAHAAVSQCVAPQRLLVLHEDPQRGLRLLGLGTSAADDIADLLDDATTPEERQSLYAIAHGPGPSLLEAGERTPSSGKQVFVAAHAQSRQQASLLPTLSSMRDCQGSADDGTSSDAAPAAASLMRLVEHPLPVDVASAHRYCITQIQRRPLESYGLHASSPNPLLADEFAALRGLLVGMIQPTLPAWVRRKAQLGGVLCGTSHNGGLLNLAARVSQQTHVSLEHLEVHAQYHFCGLTDVLLAESFPNPFLVLPSVALTAAVLRSLESPRITYLPEVSVAAALLVQPSLWLHARATEVRARLARDPFYASTTAAQRGRMFGRPHRKDNPTAAPDATWVKEGRWNPISFSESMRGT is encoded by the coding sequence ATGACGAAGAGGCCCCGTCGCGGCATTCGCCGTCCTTCACGCGCGGCAGGGCGCCTCGGCAGCGACACCGAAGAAGCGGAAAATGCTGCGCTGTGCCAGCGTCACCCGGAGGAGCACGCGGGCATCTTCCAGAGTCAACACATCAAGCCCTTTCCCGTCCGCGCAGCCATCGACATCGGCACCGGCGGTGTTGTGTCGCTCTGTGTTGCCCGCGTGGACGCCACGGTCGGCGCCATACAAAAACTCATGTACCAGACGCAGCTGCCCCTGCATCTCGAGGCACTGCCAACTTCGATGTCGAGCCCTTCATCACCCCtgtcagcgtcgtcgtcgtccttcACGCTAAGCGAGCGTACGATGGAAGACATCACAAACAAGGTACACATCTTGCAGGGTGCGATGCGGCGCAACGCCTTTGAGGGCCTCAgcgagcgcgccgccgtgctgtcGTGGCCACTCTGCCTCGCGCGCAACGCCGGACAGCTCGCCGAACGGCTGACAAAGGAATTCAAGGTCGATGTTCGCGTTCTCGGGGCGGATTTCGACGTTGAATGGCCACCGTCTGTGGCAAGGTTCCTAGCTGGTGAGGGCGCGAGCACGCCTGAGACGGCAGATGAtagccgcagcaccgtcgacAAGGGCACCCGGGACAGTGTTACCCGCAAGGGCGCCGAGAACACGCTCAAGTCGCTGCTgtgtgcagcacgcgcacccacGACGTCGGGGCTTGCAAGGCATAAAAGAAAAGtgacagcgccgccatcgtccGGGTCGGCGTCAAGCCGCGGTGCGATGGACGCCCGCACACAGCTCGACACACTCGCCTtcctcgcgcacgccgctgtAAGCCAGTGCGTCGCCCCGCAGCGACTTCTGGTCCTTCACGAAGATCCGCAGCGCGGCCTGCGCTTGCTAGGACTGGGAACATCGGCCGCCGATGACATCGCTGATCTCCTAGACGACGCGACAACGCcggaggagcggcagagcCTGTACGCTATCGCGCACGGGCCGGGACCGTCCTTGCTTGAAGCCGGTGAGAGGACGCCGTCCAGCGGAAAGCAAGTCTTCGTAGCAGCTCACGCGCAGTCACGGCAACAGGCGTCCTTGTTGCCGACATTGTCATCAATGAGAGACTGTCAGGGCTCCGCTGATgacggcaccagcagcgatgcggcgccagcagcagcgtcgcttatgcgcctcgtcgagcaccccctccccgtgGACGTCGCGAGTGCGCACCGCTACTGCATTACGCAGATCCAACGTCGTCCGCTGGAGTCTTACGGTCTGCACGCGAGCAGCCCGAACCCGCTTCTCGCCGACGAGTTCGCAGCACTGCGCGGTCTTCTTGTGGGCATGATACAACCTACCCTGCCAGCATGGGTGCGGCGCAAGGCACAGCTCGGAGGCGTGTTGTGCGGGACGAGCCACAACGGCGGCCTGCTGAACCTTGCGGCTCGCGTGTCGCAGCAGACGCACGTCTCCTTGGAGCACCTGGAAGTGCACGCGCAGTACCACTTCTGTGGCCTCACCGACGTCCTGCTTGCGGAGTCTTTCCCTAACCCGTTCCTCGTGCTGCCGAGtgtggcgctgacggcggccGTGCTGCGATCGCTGGAGTCACCGCGCATCACGTATCTTCCCGAGGTAAGCGTGGCGGCCGCACTGCTGGTGCAGCCCTCCTTATGGCTGCACGCACGAGCAACCGAGGTGCGGGCGAGGCTTGCGCGGGACCCGTTCTACGCATCCACGACGGCAGCCCAGCGCGGCCGTATGTTTGGCCGGCCGCACCGCAAGGACaaccccaccgccgccccagACGCGACGTGGGTCAAGGAGGGTCGCTGGAACCCCATTTCTTTCAGCGAGAGCATGCGTGGGACGTGa
- a CDS encoding conserved hypothetical protein (previous protein_id=AAM68998.2): MSSGGGEASARPPPSSSHGTPAADTGGAAKATDGTQGSLSPVELEAIEQRFVEVLRALTAEPQLEPFRNEYEKLHRLLLSSHDGEQRLLRQARELRDELDTHHQQITTAMQLSQEDEEAIRTLRGEIEAAWAKADTAHEQEQRSRELLHTLRQQVTELDAMVEKTAGLSMGQEAYLRDLLTVKKDREEEAMLLHAALNRTEADHRQVCVQLAAAKQAHEAAQRERDEQRQVYQHLLTSLEAEQRERAAKEASVRQYRDTTELCMRRLDERGVEVERAIREEKKAAKEAEGTAQEIQAIARQLQERQERFGVEAARLAAAERENTILTRELPQRQAALHEQQDELKREEKQLHLLEKSARAQQAELAALVEKRATAAAAVQTRANSVDAALTELATEEKARAALEEAVAKEMQRKTNTMHTNTFKATASSKVEGQRVMEAGKSRRLHQQLELLRTENEKMRKEIYYAEQNHEKNTKEAQQALLNYHRTLDAIRTRRSEAKAVEEDIALHQKKLKAQQALLSTVTADRQKTEKALRETEAELLLLRNRHASKQEELESVKTELIQQEADMCQLHGLSRQLNKDVANTEQRLRFLREDQQHAESRVEALRSEAQELRQVIAQYDLEAQQQGTRLKYMTHERNAIATQLLLRSEELELIREKIRLADATRVSGTTKYQRAMKQLLESRDLLVEQRLRCRIALVRLRYLDRLHTKEVHQEKLLSQSRARVRALADELGTKHNVHCWRSMESNAPEVLDALAKVQLLQAKLLRKHGELKEKTDLVEKEERAYQQLRQKLARMPGPEAAEELALCAENMQQRKAQLLCMTDSLAEAEQEAEVLEVHVAQLQEELQDLKHRYYQEKTKHAALRQEEKLVARTWGAGGAGAARQAGSGTGSSVGDGDGAVVAAGASAPSAEQRRTNTDDRSPSAGGPASADVEHRSASQPQQPHSHAGGSAIVSNSHNGVQAAASGTGRMSAANSGRVGNGSVPPRNGRRRAPLAEAILDTLTAGPPQPNFPLQRPPHQRQFVGGGFSLTR; encoded by the coding sequence ATGTCtagcggtggtggggaggcgtcggcgcggccgccgccgtcgtcatcgcaCGGAACCCCTGCCGCTGACACCGGTGGCGCGGCCAAAGCCACGGACGGCACACAAGGTAGCCTGTCCCCGGTGGAGCTGGAGGCCATTGAGCAGCGCTTCGTGGAAGTACTCCGCGCCCTCACCGCTGAGCCACAGCTGGAGCCGTTCCGTAACGAGTACGAAAAGCTACaccgcctgctcctcagcagcCACGATGgagagcagcgcctcctccgacaagcgcgcgagctgcgcgacgaGCTAGACACACACCACCAGCAGATTacgacggcgatgcagcTTTCgcaggaggacgaggaggccaTCCGTACTCTGCGGGGGGAAATCGAGGCAGCGTGGGCGAAGGCTGATACCGCGCACGAGCAAGAGCAGCGCAGTCGCGAGCTCTTGCACACGCTACGGCAGCAGGTCACCGAACTCGACGCGATGGTCGAGAAGACAGCGGGGCTGTCGATGGGGCAAGAAGCGTACTTGCGTGATCTGCTCACCGTCAAGAAGGaccgcgaggaggaggcgatgctgctgcacgcggcgtTGAATCGGACAGAGGCTGATCACCggcaggtgtgcgtgcaaCTCGCTGCCGCGAAGCAGGCGCACGAGGCGGCCCAGCGCGAGCGAGATGAGCAGCGCCAGGTCTATCAGCACTTGCTCACCAGCCTCGAGGCCgagcagcgggagcgggcggcgaaggaggcgagcgTGCGGCAGTACCGCGACACGACAGAGCTGTGCATGCGCCGGCTCGACGAGCGCGGGGTCGAGGTGGAGCGAGCCATACGGGAGGAAAAGAAAgccgcgaaggaggcggagggcacGGCGCAGGAAATCCAAGCCATCGCccgccagctgcaggagcggcaggagcGCTTTGGGGTCGAGGCAGCCCggcttgccgctgccgagcgcgAGAACACGATCCTCACGcgcgagctgccgcagcggcaagcGGCCCTGCACGAACAGCAGGATGAGCTGAAGCGcgaggagaagcagctgcacttGCTGGAGAAGTCGGCGCgagcgcagcaggcggagtTGGCCGCACTCGTCGAGAAGCGCGcgacggccgccgcagcggtgcaaACACGCGCCAACTCCGTCGATGCCGCCCTGACCGAGCTGGCGACAGAGGAGAAggcacgcgcggcgctggaggaggcggtcgCCAAGGAGATGCAGCGCAAGACCAACACGATGCACACCAATACGTTCAAGGCCACGGCGAGTTCGAAGGTGGAGGGGCAGCGCGTCATGGAGGCTGGCAAGAGTCGGCGCCTCCACcagcagctggagctgctgcggacGGAAAATGAGAAGATGCGCAAAGAAATTTACTATGCCGAGCAGAACCACGAGAAGAAcacgaaggaggcgcagcaggcacTGCTGAACTACCACCGGACCCTCGACGCTAttcgcacgcgccgcagcgaggcCAAGGCGGTCGAAGAGGATATCGCGCTCCATCAGAAGAAACtgaaggcgcagcaggcgctgctgagcaccGTGACGGCGGATCGCCAGAAGACGGAGAAGGCGTTGCGCGAAACAGaagcggagctgctgctgctgcgcaaccGACACGCGAGCaagcaggaggagctggagtCGGTGAAAACAGAGCTGATCCAACAGGAGGCGGATATGTGCCAGCTGCACGGCCTCAGTCGGCAGCTGAACAAGGATGTCGCCAACAcggagcagcgcctgcggTTTCTGCGGGAAGATCAGCAGCATGCCGAGAGCCGCGTCGAGGCACTACGCAGCGAGGCGCAGGAACTTCGGCAGGTGATTGCGCAATACGATCtggaagcgcagcagcaaggcACGCGGCTGAAATACATGACGCACGAGCGCAACGCCATtgcgacgcagctgctgcttcgatCCGAGGAGCTCGAACTGATCCGCGAGAAGATCCGCCTTGCCGATGCGACGCGGGTATCTGGGACCACCAAGTACCAACGAGCGatgaagcagctgctggaaTCACGCGACTTGCTTGttgagcagcggctgcgctgccgcattGCCCTGGTGCGGCTCCGCTACCTCGACCGCCTCCACACCAAGGAGGTGCATCAAGAGAAGCTGCTGTCACAGTCCCGCGCGCGGGTGCGGGCGCTGGCGGACGAGCTCGGCACCAAGCACAATGTGCACTGCTGGCGGAGCATGGAAAGCAACGCGCCAGAGGTGCTGGATGCCCTCGCCAAggtgcagctcctgcaggcgaagctgctgcgcaaaCATGGCGAGTTGAAGGAAAAGACGGACCTGGTTGAGAAAGAGGAACGTGCCtatcagcagctgcggcagaaGCTGGCGCGGATGCCGGGGCCGGAGGCCGCGGAGGAGCTCGCCCTTTGCGCCGAAAacatgcagcagcgcaaggcgcagctgctgtgcatGACGGACTCtctggcagaggcggagcaggaggcggaagTGCTGGAAGTGcatgtcgcgcagctgcaggaagaGCTGCAAGACCTGAAGCACCGCTACTACCAGGAGAAGACAAAGCACGCCGCCTTGAGACAGGAAGAAAAGCTCGTAGCGCGAACTTGGGGGGCCGggggcgccggtgctgccaggcaagcgggcagcggcacgggCTCTTCTgtgggcgacggcgatggagCGGTAGTAGCGGCAggcgcgtcggcgccttcagcagagcagcgacgcaccAACACCGATGACAGGTCCCCGTCGGCTGGCGGACCAGCTTCTGCTGATGTGGAACACAGGTCTgcctcacagccgcagcagccgcactcCCATGCAGGCGGCTCCGCCATCGTTAGTAACAGCCACAACGGCGTTCAAGCCGCAGCGAGCGGCACTGGTCGAATGAGCGCAGCTAACAGCGGCAGAGTAGGCAACGGCTCTGTCCCGCCACGCaacggccgccggcgcgcgccgctggccGAGGCGATACTGGACACGCTGACGGCAGGGCCGCCACAGCCGAACTTCCCGCTGCAGAGGCCACCTCATCAGCGGCAGTTTGTCGGTGGTGGCTTTTCTCTCACTCGATGA